Within bacterium, the genomic segment GGACGATCACCGGCTTCTTCAGCGTGGAGTACCTGCTGCGCCTCAGCTGTGTCGAACGCCCCGCCAACTACGCCCGCAGCTTCTTCGGTGTGATCGACCTGCTGGCGATCCTTCCCAGCTTCCTCAGCCTCGTGTTGCCCGGCTCTCAATCCCTCCTGGTGATCCGCGGCCTGCGCCTGGTGCGGGTGATGCGGATCTTCAAGCTGGCCGGCTTTCTCGGCCAGGCCAACCTGCTGCTCAGCGCGCTGCGTGCCAGCCGGCGCAAGATCCTCGTCTTCCTCGGCACCGTGCTGCTCCTCGATCTGATTCTCGGCTCCGCGATGTACCTGATCGAAGGGGCAGAGGGAGGCTTCACCAGCATTCCGCGCTCCGTCTACTGGGCCATCGTCACGATGACGACCGTCGGCTACGGCGACATCGCTCCCGTGACGGTTCCCGGGCAGATGCTGGCTTCGGTCGTGATGCTGCTCGGCTACGCCATCCTTGCGGTCCCGACAGGCATCGTCACCGCCGAGATCGTCGAGAAGATCCGCCCGGGAGAGATTACGACCCGCCGCTGTACCCGTTGCCTGAGCGAAGGCCACGTTTGGGACGCCCATTTCTGCCGCCATTGCGGCCATCCATTAGCGGCACCGCAGAATACGTTGGATGAGGCAGCAGAGGAAGGCACCGAACCGAGCCGCTAGTCTTCAACCCGCCGCCCCCGTAGCTCAGTTGGATAGAGCATCGGTTTCCTAAACCGAGGGTCAGAGGTTCGAGTCCTCTCGGGGGCGCCAGGGAATCCGAGGTCCATTCCGGGCACATGGTTTACAGATGATTCCGGAGACATGGTTGACACTTTCTCCGGCCCGAAGGGGTTTGGGGC encodes:
- a CDS encoding ion transporter produces the protein MKTAYEVGQSREVAGGRSWQSRVFTIIFEADTPAGKRFDVTLIAVIAISILAVMLESVDVVEARYGPELRILEWTITGFFSVEYLLRLSCVERPANYARSFFGVIDLLAILPSFLSLVLPGSQSLLVIRGLRLVRVMRIFKLAGFLGQANLLLSALRASRRKILVFLGTVLLLDLILGSAMYLIEGAEGGFTSIPRSVYWAIVTMTTVGYGDIAPVTVPGQMLASVVMLLGYAILAVPTGIVTAEIVEKIRPGEITTRRCTRCLSEGHVWDAHFCRHCGHPLAAPQNTLDEAAEEGTEPSR